The genomic stretch GATACTCGCCGCTGAAGACTTCCTCGGCTGGGCCGGTCATAAGCACGGTGCCGCCGCCCAAACCCTCCGACCACTCAATTTCAAGATCGCCGCCGGGCAGGTGAATCAGCGCAGCGCGATCCAGGCGGTCCTCCAGGACGGCGGCTACCAATACCGCACAAGCGCCGGTGCCGCAGGCCTGTGTGATGCCGCTGCCGCGCTCCCACGTCCGCATGATCGCCTCGGTCCTCGAACGAACCTCGGCGATGTGAAAGTTCACGCGATTCGGAAACATCGCATGTCGCTCGACCAATGGGCCGATTCGCTCCAGATCGAATCCGGCGACATCGCTGACAAACGCCACCGCATGCGGATTGCCCATCGAAACGCACGTGAGAGTCATTCGTCGACCACCCACCTCCAACGGCGCGCAAACGCAGCGATCGCGAGCACCTGCATAGTTGACTGGAATCTCGCCCGGTACCAGGATCGGTCGCCCCATATCGACCCGCACGCGCGAAACGACGCTGCCCGATCGATATGCGACGAGCGATAGTACGCCACGATCCGTTTCCACGCGCAGCGCGATGGAATCCATGGCCGAAGGATGCTCACTGCTTTGGGGGAGCATCGTGCCCTTGCGTCGTTTCTCGACGGCGAACTTCGCAACGCATCGTATGCCGTTTCCGCACATCTCACCGCGCGAGCCGTCGGCGTTGTACATCTCCATGCGCACGTCGGCGGCGCCGCCCTTCGTCGGCGGCGCGATCAGAATGAGCCCGTCCGACCCGATGCCTCGATGCCGATCGCTGATGCGCCGCGAAAGGGCAGGCAGATCAACGTCCTTGAGCATTTGATCAAGACAATCGACATAAATGTAATCGTTGCCGATGCCATGCATCTTGGTGAAGCGCATGATGCGTGAATTCTGGTTCATACGATTCAACCGTGGTTGAAGACCCGTTGTCAGATCGGCATTTCGCCGCTTCTCATCGAATTCTAGCGTCGTCGGAGGCGCAGGCCAAAATCCGTCATTTCGTAAATCGGCAAGCCATCGACAACGAGAAAGCCGCGAGCGATGACGAGCGGCTCGTCGCTGTCCTCCACGCGTGTAACCACCGCTTCGACCTCAACGCGGCGGTTTGTCGGCAGGATCTGTCCGCGATAGGCCCACGAATGGGTCAGACCCAAAGCAATCGACTCGAAGCGGTGCGTCGAAGACAGCGCCCGGCCCCATCGCTCGATGGCGTAAGCTTTCAATAGCTGAAGGAAAGACTCCAATCCGAGCGATCCCGGCCATACCGGATCCTGATAGAAGTGTGCCTTGAAAAACCACGCGGCGGGGTTCACGTCTGCCGAACCCTGAACAAAACCGCATCCATGCGGCCCACCAACAAGCGACAGAAGCTCGATCCGATCGATCATGAGAAATGCGCCGGCTGGTTGGCACAAGCCGGGCTCCGCGGAATGGGGGACGCCAGTTCTGCCTGATCCCGCCTCGAAAAGCTCATCGGGATCCAACGGTGCGATCCGAGAAATCTCAAATCGCCGGGCCGCAATCCGCTCTTCATCGGTGGCGGTCAGACGACGCTTTCCGGCGTCTCGAACGCCGATCTGCTGCGCCAGCGCCTGCTTCGAGAAAAAGCCGAACGTCGTCGTGCCCTCGTAAACCACGCGGCCCGCGCGGAGCAGTTGCATGTCGTAATCCTGAATGATCATGCCGCCTGCTTCATTGACTTTGGTCATACGCACGCGCGCCACGATCGTCCCACAGTCCGGGGACAGTTCCTCGTGAAGCGTGGCACGGCCGCCAAGATTCCGAAACGACATATCCACGGCACTTCGCAATGCCGACCCGCAAAAAGCAGCCAGCCAACCGCAAGGCTGAAGCGCCGCCTCCAGCAACACCGCGAACGGCATGGCCCGTTGACGATTGGCGGCACAGTACCATGCGTGAGGCGGCACATCGTACTCGGTCTCCACCCATCCCGTCGGTTTAAGCAACCACGGCTCCGCATCAACCACTGTCACGCGGTCGATAAACTGGAAAGGCGGTCCGGGCAATCTCGCAATCGTCCGTTCATGATCAAACACCTGATACGGCTTGCCGAATGCCTCCGACGGTTTGCCGTTGGAAAAAGCGAGGATCGATTGTTTGTCATAAATCGGAGGACGAGTTCCCGCATCGGCCCCGGCCCCAGACAGGCCGCGCTTTCGCGCCCAGATCCGCTCAATCCCTTCACGCGACAGCCCGGTCACTCGAAGCGACATATTCTTCATCTGTACGATGCGACGGCCGTCGGCGAACATCAGCGCATCGGCGATGACATAAGGTTCGGGGCGATAACCGATCTCCTTGATTTCGACTTGGTAGATCACTTTCTTCGTGGTTGGGATGACAGGACCGCGGCACTTCAACTCACTCGGAACACCGTGAATCGGCTGATGGCAAACACCCGTCTGCTCGCCTACCCAACCCATCCGCAACAGGAAAAACCGAAGCGTGTGAACACAGCATTCGTACATCAACGTGCCTGGCATCGTCTGATCATCGATGAAATGGCAGGTCAGAAACCAATCGTCCGGATGCACGTCCGCCTCAGCGCGGATCATGCCCAGACCGAACCGCCCGCCGACCGTATCAAGCTCAAGCACACGATCAAACAATTTCATGCGACCAGTCGGTAACCGAAGCGGATCGCGCAGACCCAGTCCATCAAACATCGGTCCAAAGCAGCTTGCCAGATCGCCGGCCCGCAGTGCCGCCACCTGATCGGCATCATAGGATTCGACGCCTTCAAATGGGACCAGAGGCAGCCAGGTCGGATCACGCCGACCTGTTTCCGGTCGCTTTTCGTCGGCTGTGAGAATGAGGCCGCCGGAATTGGCAATTTCCTCATTAGTGAAGAAGCCCGCGCAGCCATTTCGCATTGTGAGCACGCGCTGCCCGCAGATCGTTCCATCGAACTCGAAGAAAAACAGGTACGTCTCGCCCTGACGGACGAAGCGGAGAATTCGAATATCGTATCGAATTGTCTCTCCCGGCATGGGCAGATCACGATGAAACTCGACAGTCGCATCGAGGAGGCGATACGCCCGCAAGCCCTTTACACGAAGATCGATTCCCAGATAACTCGAGAGAAACAGGTCGGCCTGACCCGCTTCAACCGTAATGCAAACCGGCGCACGACCGCCATCAAGATACCACGCGCTCGGCGACACATCGTGCTCCGTCACGACGCGACCTCTCGTGAGCGAGCCTTTTTCACCTTCGACGCGCATGATTCGATCAACCAGCATCAGCGGCTCAGCCGGAAGGCGAACGCGGACGGGATAGGAATCGACGGCCGCGAAGCTCGGCCCGAGCACCGGCTCCAGGCGTCCGACCGCAAATTCCAAGCACATGGTGCGATCAAATAGTGGGGCCTCCAGATTTTGTACGGGTGGCGCATTCGATCGAGTTCCTGTATCGGTCGGATTCAGTGTTCGCCTGACTGGGTTCGGAATTCCGGCATCGCCGGGATGGTCGGTCACCGTGTTTGCTCGCTCGGGATTGAAGCCGGCAGACAGTGGTGGATCCGATGCACCCTGCCGATATGCGTCGGCCCAGCGCGGATCACTCAACGCATCGCCACCCGCCTGAATCAACTCCGCCTGCCTCGCGATGATATTGCCCACACCGCGCGCGGCGGTCTCCGAGAAATTCAGGAACTCCTGATGTGCACACCCCACCGCCAGCTGCGCATCGGTCAGAGCTTGCAGCGCCCCGTTCGTCGGCGCGCTCGGCAAGACACGATCAACATCTGGTAAGGCGCTGCGACTCGTCGCGACCGGCATCGCTGGCCTTGCACCCCGTCCCGATTGATGATTTTCCGGCGTTTTTTTCATGGCCCATTCCGGCCAATTCGGACTCGGCGACCGACGCCTCAACGGCACTTCAATCGACCGGCGGCTGTCATGCGGAACGACCGGCCGACTCGACACCACCACACCGCGATTCACTGCATCGGCATCGATCGGCACGCCGTGTGCAGCAAGCGAGGCGGCGAGGCGCACAACCACGCGCGCCTCGTCATCGCGTTTTGCACTCGCAGACATGGCAAAGTGCTCACGCTTGCCCAGCGTCTTGCGGATCATTCGCGTGCAGGATGCCTGCGGACCTGCCTCGACAAAAAGCCGGACGCCGTCGGCATAGGCACGCTCAATAACTCGCACGAAATCAAAACCGTGCAGCGCGTGTCCCGTGATCGCATCGGCCGCGCTTTCGGAAGTAACGTCAAATGGGCCGCCATGAACGCCGCTGTAAATCCGCAAATCCCTCAGTGGTCGCGTGCGCATGACATGCAGGTCGCGGTACGCCGATTCCACTACACGGACTGCTTCAAAGTGTACCGAAGGCACGTCCGCCAATGGCACCCAGCGGCACCCAGCCGCAGCTGCGACCGCATCAATCGAAGCGGGCAAACCTCCCACGACGCACTCGGTCGGTGTATTGACAATCAGCAGACGCACGTGCGACGCGCCCTGCTTCTCTGCGGTATTGATTGCCCGCGCGACCACCTCCGCTGACTTCGGAATCAGGACGGCTCGCCAGCTCGCGGCATCCTCGGCGCTGAGTCCCCATGCTTGTCGAAGCACACGGCGCTCACCGTACAGGTCAGACGCAAAAAGGGAAGACGACATCATGCGCCGGAGCATTTCGTCGGAATCCGGCCAGGCGCCCGATGCGAACAATGCCGTCGATTCTCCGAGGCTGTACCCGATCAGCGCGGACGGGCGGATCCCGAATGATTTCAGCAGTTCATACATGAACATGCCGAACGCCACCTGGCCGAAAATCATTCGACGCGAGTCGCTCGACATCGCTGCATTCGCGGCCGAACGCCAATCGCCGGACCACGAATGCCGATACGGCACGAACCACCGCGCCATATGCTGGCTTTTGAGCCGCTCCGTCCGCTCATCCATCGCATCCAGCACATGCGGCCAACGAAGCCCGATGTCGCGCCCCATGCCAACAAACTGATTGCCCGAACCCGGGAAGACGATTGCCACTTCTCCGGACGCGGCAAGCGGGTGCGGCTCGTAGAATACGCCGTCGCGCCCGTCGATCGCCTGTGTTGAATCCTCTCGCAAATGCTTGCAGGCGATTTCGATTGCAGAGCTAAGTTCGGTCGGCGTGGCGGCAACTAGCGCAACGACAAGTCGCCCATTGGCATCCCCCAAAACTGCCGCGGCCGGCAGCGATTGATTCACTCGTACCGAATGCAATAGCGCATGAAGTTCATTCAATTGTATCGCGACGTCGGCACCGCGGACGAGGAATAGTTTGGCCGCGGCCGGTTCTACCGCTTCCGTCATGATTGGCACAGGACGGTGTTGGCCCCCGGCATCCTCAAGAATGACGTGAGCCGCCTGCCCGTCGATTGTCAGCGAACCGACCATCGCACATCGAGGACCGTCCACCTGGTCGCGCAACCAGTACGAAGCCTGATTGGGGACATGCAGCCTCGTTTCACGCCAGTTCGCTCCTGTCGGCAACGATTCAAATCCTCGAAGCGGGGGCAGCACTCTGCGAAAAAGACAGACCGCGGTCTTGATGACACCCGCAAGCGATGCAGCCGCTCCCGGTCGACCGACGATTGCGGCCGTTGCACCGACCGCCGTGTCGTTTGCACAGCCGCAGAAAATATCCCCGAGTACGCTCGCCTCGAATCGATCGCCTGCGGGGTCGCCGCATGCTGCGCATTCGACGTAGGAGATGGCGCTAAGGTCAGCGCGGGCGTCCCGCAGCGCGGCATCGACGGACCGTCGATAAGCCGCCACGCGAGCGGCCTCTTTGCGCGATTGCGAAGCCGACGCGACCTCGTCGCCCAGGCCCGTCATCCCGCCGATCTCCGCTCCGCCCGCTCGACCGATGCCTCGAACCACGGCATAGATCCGGTCGCCATCACTTCGCGCATCTGAGAGGCGCTTGAGCACCACGGACGCCGCACCTTCGCCGACGCGCGCGCCGCGCGAGCGGGCGTCAAGCGTCCCAGGCGTGCCATCAGCACTCGAAGCAACCCAGACCGGCGACGCGGTTCCATCGCCCCCAAACGCCGGCTTCATCCACTCAATCGCCGCGCCAGTCGCCAGCACCGAGCGTACGTCGCCCGCCAGATCGACCGCCCCCACAACCATCAAGTCCGTTTCGCCCTGCTGCAGCGAGCGAACCGCGGCTTCCAGTGCGACAATGCCCGAAGCGGATTCCGCCGAGACCGCGAAACTGGGACCACCGAACCGGAATTCCCGCGCGATGCGGCTCGCGATGATGTTTCCCAGCGCACCCATGGTGGCCGCTGGCGTAAGCGCCGGCCCGCATTCATCCCGCAACTGATTGATCCATGACGCCAGTTGCGCTTCGGTCGGTTCAGCCCCGATTTCCGAAATCCATCGCCTTGACTGTTCCTCCACCCACCAGCGCAAATGATGATTCGTCGTTTCAAAATCGAACGACATGCCAACGAGCACGCCTGCCAACGGTCGGCGCTCGCCGATCGAAATGCCGGCGTCCGCCATCGCGGCTGCGGCACTATCCAACGCAACCAGTTGCTGCGGAAGAATCTCCGGAATCTCATTTGGCGGAAGCCGGTACTTGCCGAAAGGAATCGATACCGATGTTATGCACCCGCCCGCCGAGCAACTCACATTCAACTGTTCCGCCGGCGATGCCCGCTCACTTCGTACGCCAACAGGATGATCGACTTGGGTCGGATCCGTCCGGACCGCAATAAACTCACCGCGAATCACCGCGCGTTCAAAGGCACCGAGCGATTCGATTTCTCCGAACCGCGCATCCATTCCCACAATCGCAATCGGCTCCGGCCCTGAACCGCCCCCGTCACGTTCCGGGGCAGTTTGATCGGCGCGAGCTGGCCTCGACGACGCAGCCCCCCCGAGAATGGTCCCCACGGCACTCTCGCCCTGTCCACGCCCCTGGCCGAGCCACTCCTCAACGAGGACATGCGCATTGATTCCGCCAAAACCGAATCCGCTGACCGCTGCCCGCCGTGGTATTTCCGCCGATCGACGCGCCCATGCTGCCGGGGCGGACTGAACCCGAAAAGGACTGTCTACCAGCGGAATTATTCGGTTCGGTCGCTCGAAGTTGATCGAAGGCGGCAGCACGCCTTCATTCATGGCGAGCAGCGTCTTGATGATTCCGGCAGCGCCGGCGCCTGTCAGCAGGTGGCCGATCATCGACTTGACCGATCCGATCGCACATCGACCGGGCGGGCCGGCGAGTCCGCTCCACAACTCGCACAAACTGGACAATTCGACTGCATCGCCCGTCGGAGTGCCCGTTCCATGACACTCAATCAGGTCAACCTCGTCAGGTTGCCATCCCGCCGCACGATAAGCCTCGCGCATCGCCCGGAGTTGCCCCTCGCCGTCCGGCGCGATCAGGCTGCCGCCGATGTCGTTCGAAAGTCCGATTCCGCGAATCACACCGAGGATTTGATCGCCGGCACGGACCGCGTCGTCCAATCGCTTAAGAAGGACGATTCCCGCGCCCTCACCCACAACGAGACCATCCGCACGCTCATCGAACGGACAACATCGGCCGCTTCGAGACAAAGCTCGAAGCTGCGTGAAGCCCATCTGCGTGTACAGGCAATCCGGGCGGGAAACACCGCCAGCAAGCATCGCGTCTGTACGACCCGAACGCAGCTCGTCGCAGGCCAGTTTGATTGAATAGAGCGATGACGCACAAGCGGCATCCAGCGTGTATGCGCCCCCGCCCAGCCTCAACGCCGACGCCAGCAGCGCGGCCGGAAGACTCGTTACCTGCCCGTTCAACCACCGAACACGCTCCGCACGATCACCGCCTGACCGGGTCTCGCGGGTTGACAGCCGCTCGCGAATCCAGGCCGGTGCGTTGTCAAACAAACGCTGCTCGAACGCACGACCGAACACCTCGCGCGTGATCGCCGACGATCCATCAGTGGGCAGCGCAATCGCCGCAAGGATCACGCCGACACGATCGCGATCCAATTCGGACGCGGATGAACCCTGAAGGGCGGCTCGCCCGGCGTGTAGAACGAAGTGATACAGCGGATCCAGCAATGAAAGCGCCGACGGATCAATGTCCAGTCCGGTCGCGTCGAGATGAAAGTCATCGACAAAGCAGCCGCGGGTTGTAAGCACGCGGTCAGCGGCGTTTCCGGCAAACGATGCCGCGGACGTGTCTATTTCAGCCGCGAGTCTCGCCCGCGCCGGATCCAGGATCCATCGACCGCCAGGCACCTCGCGTGTGAGTTCACGGCGATTGATGATGTTGTGCCAGAAGCGTGCAGGATCGAACGCGCCGGGAAAGACGCATCCCATGCCAACAACGGCAATCGGCGTTTGATCCTCCAAGACCGCCCCCTACGATGCCGCACCCGAAGCGCCCGCGGCCTCTCGATTGCGAAATGCTCTTGCCAGGCCCGCGTCAATCGTGCATTCAACCCCTTCGAAGCGGGCCAGCACGACACCATCTCGTGTCAGTATTGTGGCATCCAGCACACATCGGTGCCGTTCAAACTTGCAGACTTCCAGCACCACGGATAGGGCTTCCGCTGGATACTCAGCGCAATATTGCCGGTAACTACGCACGACCGACGGCAGGCACGGGGCACCCGCCAGTTCGACGGACCAGAGAATGGCCGCCTGAAACACGCAATCCACCACCAGCGGATCGGTCAACCAGTGGCTCCTGAGTGGATCGACCATCCATGCCGCCGGCTCGGTCGCGGGATTCACGCGAACGACGATTCCATCCGGCGAAAATCCGTCCACGCGATCGATGCCGCGCATCAACTCGCCATGGAACAGAATCCCCGCATAGGCGCCCGCGGCGCCGCGCTCGTAAGCACGATCAATCAGCTCCGGCCGAGGCTCGAAATTCGGTGGGGCCATGAGCTTCGACGCCAACACCACGGTCGCCCGAGCATGGATGATCTCCGTCGTATCCGGGCCGCCTGTCACCCCGCGCATTTCGACGTCGACGTCGAATACCTCTCCGCTGCGTCGCACCTTACCGCAATAAAATCGCAAAGTCGGCGCCGATTCGCGAACCACGACTCCCCTGAGCACCCGGAAGTCCGTCAGACCCTGTAACCGCAGTCCCGGATTCGCGTGCTGCGCCGCATGCCCCATCCACTCCATGATCATCGCGGCGGGCAGTACCGGCCGACCGTCGATCACGTGTGACTTAAGAAAAGGGTGCCGTGAAACGTCCAGATCCCGTTCAAACGATAGCGCCATGGACTCGGCAGCGTGACCGACCGAACTCCCATGCAAGCCCGCCGCCTGCGCGGCGATTTCTCGCGATCCCGTGCTTGAGGCGCCTCCTGACGCCACACTCTCAAAATCCGAACCGACCACGATTTCAACGGCCGGCATGTCGTTCTCAGCGAGGCCGATGGATAGCTCATCCGCCACCAACTCCGCGCCGTCGTCCACCGAAATCAGTCGAAGCCCATGATTGACAAACTCCTGCCGAAGGGCCGGATGCACCATGCCGCCATCCCACGGACCCCAGTTGATTGAGACAATGCGCGCCGACGGGACCATCGCCGACAATCGCTGCGATGCCTTGTTCAGTACCTCGTTGGCCGCCGCATAATCCGCCTGACCGACGTTGCCGCACCGTCCGCTTACCGACGAAAACATCACAACGCAGCGCAGCGCCGCCAAATCGATCGCATCCAGTACGTTTCGCAGACCAACGACTTTCGTGTCAAACACGTTGGCGAACTGCTCAGCCGATTTGTTCTCAATCCTCCGATCCTCGATCACGCCGGCGCCATGAATCAACCCGCGCACCGGGCCGAACTTCTCCGACACATCCTCAATCACGTCGCGAACCGCAGCCGGATTGCAAACGTCAACCGGAAAGTACCGAACTATCGACCCCGCGGACTCGATCCTCGCCAGGTTACGACGGATTTCTCGACGACCAAGATGCCGCGAAACTGACAGCTTCAGCTCCTTCGGTGTCGGCTTGCGATTGGCAAATTCGTGTTCGCGAACGGCCCGCCGGACTTCGTCGTCGGATTCCGCGTTCGCCAGCCATGATGGCTCTGACTCAGGCAACGACGTCCGGCCGAGCAACACCAGCGTCGGTCGATATCGCCGCGCGAGAGCGATTGCCGCATCGGCCGTTACACCGCGCGCACCACCTGTCACAATCACCAGATCGCCCGGCGATAATCGATGCGGACGCGCCATTGTTTCAGCCGCAAATCTCGTCCCCGACTCGATCGACGCCTCGCTCTGCTCCACCAGTTTCAGCCCGCGCCGGCGAGTCGAATCGAGGCCGACCTCCAGCGGGCTGTTCTCACCCAATTCTCGGAGTACTGCCGATGCCGCCGACTTGGCATCAGACCAGGAGCACGCGACATCAATCGATCGGCAGGCGATATTCGGCCACTCTCGAGCGGCGGTCTTGCACAAGCCGGCGAGCGCACCCTGCGCGGCATCAAACGAACCGCCCAGCAGCCCGAATCCGCCGTCCATTCGCGAGACCGTCGCGAACAACGCGCCCCCGCGGGAAGCGGCTGTCGCAAGCGGTGAGACAGCCGCTTTCATCAGCGAGAAGGCTGACTTGATGAAAGCCTCGGACTCGCGTCGCCAAAGACCGTCATTCGCCGGTCGCGGCGGCGCCACGATGATCACCGCACCGATGTTGACCTTGCCCGCAGCCTCTGATGAGTCGATCGGAATCAGCCGTGCTCGATAGCCCGCCGAGTCCAGCCGCGCCACCATCTGACGTGACAGCTCCGCACCATCGTCCGTCACGAGAATCTCCCGATCCTTTGCGACACGCAGCGCCTCGCCACACACCGACGGAAGATCAACAAGTGATAGCACGCGACGGTTCAGCCTCTTTCGCCTGCCCGCCGCATCCTTCGCTTCGTTGCGCGGCGCCGGCTCTGATGACGTGGCACCTTCAGGGGCGGTTTCAGCCGCGTGTACGCCGGATGAATCCGACGAGGGAGTTTCGACGACACTCAATCTGGGCGCTGGCACGGCGTCGATATCGACCGGCGCACGGCCGCCCGTCTCTCCGATGCAATAGTCCGCGATCTGCGCCAATGTCCTGAGCGATCCCATGTACTCCGGCTTCACGGTCGGTAATCCCGGCACGCGAGCCTCAACTCCCGCCAGGATTTCGACGCGCTTGATTGAATCGATGCCCAGATCGGCCTCCATGTCCATGCCCAGTTCGAGCATGTCGCGCGGATACCCCGTCAATTCGGCGACAACCGCCAACAGAGAATCCTCAAATGCCGCACGTCCGACACCATTGCCGCTCGCATCCGCCGGCGCCGCCGATTCACCCAATGCCGTCCCGGCACATTCCCGGCCAGATTCGCGCACGTCAGTCCCTGGCGCCACCGCGCCCGTCACTGAAGACGACGCGCCGCCTCCCGAATCTCCCGTGACGAAATCCACGATCTGAGCCAGCGTGCGGATCGAACCCATGTACTCCGGTTTCACCCCGCAGAATGTGGGAACGCGCTCCTCCAGTCCGGCGATGATCTCCACACGCTTGATCGAATCAACTCCCAGATCGGCCTCGATGTCCATCGAGAGATCAATCATGTCGACTGGATAACCCGTCTTTTCGCACACCACTTCAATCAGTGCGCGCTTGATCGCGTCGCGTTGGACCCCGCCCGATGAATCATGCTGGCTCGCCTTCGGCGCGACAACCGCTTCCACCGTAGTCGCTGTCGAAGTGTCATTCGGTCCCACCACCTTGGAAATCGTCTCGACGAATGGTGACTGAATTGGCGTGGCGGGCAAACCCGGAACCGCGACGGCCGACGCCACCCGCGCAGGCGAAACATATTCAATACCCTTCGGCAGCGCAGCTACGGATGGGTTCGCATTCGAGGGGTTTGCCGCCACCGTCGGCCCGGACGCTCGCGGTAACTCAGGGACGTGAGGCCCGGCGTCGGAGGACAACTTCCCACACGCACCGACCATCCGCTGATGGCTCTCAAGAATCATCTGAAGCGTCTGATGCGCCTGTGTCTGGCCTTCAAGAAAGCGTTGATGTGCTTCGGCGGTCTGTTGCTGGAGACGCTGCATCGCAGTCATTCCCTGCTGCACCAGTTGCATCGATGCGTGTAGAGCGGCCGCTGATACGGAGGCATCTGATTCGGCATTCAACGCCGGAGATTTCATACCGGAAAGATCCTGCACATGCTGATGTTCGAAACTCATTGCCATTCCTGCATTCGAATCGCATTCCTCGGCGAGAGGTGCGATGTCTTCCGTCACTTGTTCGGATACTTCGCTTGCGGACGAATCACTCGCACTGATTGGTGTGCGTCCTGCTTCCCTCCCTCCGTCCGTCTCAATGCCCTTACGCGCGACACTATTCCTCTCCGAGTCGACCGTGGAATCCGGCATGGCGTGAGACTCTCCGACGCTCGCCGCATCCTCAGAATGATGAGTCATCGGCCGAGGCGCCTGCTTCGCTGAGGTGCCGCGCTTCTCCGCGCGATAGTTGGCTCCGGATAACGGAACCACCATCTTCGGAACGCGCGGTTCCGACACTGGAAGTTCCCATTGCGAGAGATCGACGTTGAATCCACCCGCCGCCAACCGTGCCAGAACCAAAGCCAGATCCAGCACACCCGAAGATCGTCCCGCGGACGCATCGATCGCGATGGCTGTATGCGGTCGCTCGCAGAGAATTTCCCGCACCAGTCCGGTCACGATGTTGCGAGGTCCCACTTCAACGAACATCCGCGCGCCGGCGGCGTGCATCGCTTCGATCTCGCCGACGAATTCCACCGGCCGCACGAGTTGCTCGCTCAGAATGCGCCGTGTCTCCGACAACGATGGCGGATAGGCCGCGCCCAGGGTGTTCGCAAATACCTGTACGGAACCGGGTGATATCTCCGTCGCCTCCAGCGCATTGCGAAACGGCGGCAGCGCGGACTCCATCAATCGGCTGTGAAACGCGCCAGAAACCCGCAGCGACGTCGACGCCCACCCGCGACGCTTGCACGCCTCGGCCGCCCGCCCCACCTCCGAGCGTTCACCCGAGAGCACAGATTGTGCCGGCGAATTCCGATTGGCGATCACCACATCAATCGATTCCTCGCTCAGCATCGCCGACAAGGCCGCATGCGGTGCTTTCACCGCAAGCATCGTGCCGCGACCGCTATCGCCTTCCGCCATCAGGCGCCCCCGAAGCCGCGCCAGACGGTGCAGCGCGGCACCATCGATGCGACCCGCGGCGCAAAGCGCGGTCAACTCGCCGAAGCTGTGGCCCGCCGTCATCGCAGGCCGAACGCCGAATCGCTCCAACACCCGGATCAGCCCAAGACTCACTGCGCCGAGTGCCGGCTGCGCGACTTCCGTACGAGTCAACGACTCCGCCTGTCGAACCCGTTCCGTTTCATCGAAGATCGGGCGCGGATAGATCAGATCCCCGAGCGATACACCGCTGACTGCT from Phycisphaerae bacterium encodes the following:
- a CDS encoding diaminopimelate epimerase — encoded protein: MRFTKMHGIGNDYIYVDCLDQMLKDVDLPALSRRISDRHRGIGSDGLILIAPPTKGGAADVRMEMYNADGSRGEMCGNGIRCVAKFAVEKRRKGTMLPQSSEHPSAMDSIALRVETDRGVLSLVAYRSGSVVSRVRVDMGRPILVPGEIPVNYAGARDRCVCAPLEVGGRRMTLTCVSMGNPHAVAFVSDVAGFDLERIGPLVERHAMFPNRVNFHIAEVRSRTEAIMRTWERGSGITQACGTGACAVLVAAVLEDRLDRAALIHLPGGDLEIEWSEGLGGGTVLMTGPAEEVFSGEYPY